From Bradyrhizobium erythrophlei:
CTTGATGGCGCGATCGACCCCTTTTTCCGGTGCGATGCGGCCGAGCACGGCGAGGTAGTCTTGCCGCGCCGGTTGCGGCGTCAACAGGTTTTCCGGCAGGCCGTGATGGATGGTGTTCACCCAGTTGGCCTGTGGTACCGGCCGGCGCTGCGCGTTCGAGATCGAAATAACCGGCATTTTGAAAGTCGTGAACACCGGCTGGTGCTCCGGCAGATCGAGGCGGCCGTGCAGGGTCGTCAGAAACGGGGTCGGCTGACGGGAGAACAGCGAGAACGGGTAGTAGTCGAGGTGGAAATGCAGGAAGTCGAATTCCTCGTCGTCGCATTTCTGTCGGACGCGCTCCAGCATCACCATGTGCAGCGCGTTGGGATCGCGCACCGCGCCGTCGAGGCGCAGCGCCTTCGGCCAGGTCGCATCGAGTTTCGCCGAGGTGTGGGAATCGCCGCTAGCGAATAGCGTGACGTCGTGTCCCAAAGTCACCAGTTCCTCGGTCAGCCAATGCACGACCCGTTCGGTGCCGCCATAAAGTTTAGGGGGAACGGCCTCCGTCAACGGGGCAACCTGCGCGATGCGCATCTTACCGTCTCCTTGTGATCATGAGTGAATAACAGCCCGCTTTGCGATGGCACCGGCATGCCGCGAAAGGAACGTTTTTGCATCTGCGAAGTTCCCCTCGAGACACCCAGTTCTTCCGCATCGTGGTCTTGCTGATGCCATCTCGCCTACTCAGAGTCCTGTCAGCGGCAGCGTCGTTGCCAACGGATTGTTGCATCGTGATGGCAGCAGGACGGGAACCGAAAGCCGGCTCCGGCATTCGATGGTAGTGAACCGGTCCGGTTAGGGTTTCTTCCAGGGGTTTTTACAATACATGGACAATCTTTCAGGTTACGCCCATCGTCCGTTCGCCTTCGTGCTGCGCTACTTGCGCCAGCGTCTTTCCTCGCACATCGTCATCCTGCTGTCGGTCGTTGCGGCGGTTGCATGTTCGGTAGGCACGCAATACGGCGTGAAGGCCCTGGTCGACGGATTGTCGGCGGGAACTTCCCACGCCGGCAGCGTATGGCTGGCATTCATTTTCCTCATGTCGCTGATCGCGGCGGATAATTTCCTGTGGCGGATCGCGAGTTGGACCGCGAGCTTCACATTCGTGGGGGTGACCGGCGATCTGCGCCGCGACATCTTCCGTCATCTGACCGGCCACGCGCCGAGCTATTTTTCCGACCGGTTGCCGGGCATGCTGACCAGCCGCATTACCGCGACGTCGAACGCGGTCTACACGGTAGAGAACATGTTCGTGTGGAACGTGCTGCCGCCGTGCATGGCGACGATCGCGGCGATTGCCCTGATTGGAACCGTCAGCCTGCCGATGGCGGCCGGGCTGATCGTCATCGCCGGCGCCATGGTGGTGGCGATGTTCCGCCTGGCGGCCGCGGGCAAGCCGTTGCACGACGATTTCGCCAACAAGGCCGCTGCCGTCGACGGCGAAATGGTCGACGTCATCAACAACATGCCGCTGGTGCGCGCGTTCTGCGGATTGCGGTATGAGCATGACCGGTTCGATGCGACCGTCGACAGGGAACTCACGGCGCGGGGACGCAGCCTGCGCTATCTGGAGAAACTCCGGCTGCTTCACGCCGGCATCACCGTTCTGCTGACCATTGCGCTGCTGGCCTGGGCCATCATGCTGTGGCAGCGCGGTGGCGCCACCACCGGCGACGTCGTGCTGGTCTGCACGCTCGGGCTTTCCATCCTGAGCGCGACGCGCGATCTCGCGGTGGCCCTGGTCGACGTCACCCAGCATGTCGCCCGCCTGACCGAAGCGATCGCCACGCTGCTGCTGCCGCACGAACTGCGCGACCACCCCGAAGCCGAACCTCTGGTCAGGAGCGGTGCTGCGATTGCCTTCAACAATATTTCCTTCCGCTATCCCGGCGGGATCAAAGTGTTCGAGAAATTCAGCCTGCGTCTGCAGCCCGGGCAGCGGGTCGGGCTGGTCGGTCATTCCGGGGGTGGTAAATCCAGCCTGTTCGTGCTGCTGCAGCGGTTCTATGACGTTCAGCAGGGCAGCATCACGATCGACGGCCAGGACATCGCCAAGGTCACGCAAGAGAGTTTGCGCGAGGCGATCTCGGTGGTGCCGCAGGACATCTCGCTGTTCCAGCGATCGATCCTGGAGAATATCCGCTATGGCCGACCGAACGCGACCGACGACGAGGTGCTGCGCGCGGCGATCGCGGCGCGCTGCGATTTCGTCGAAACCCTGCCCGAAGGGCTCGCCACCATGGTCGGCGATCGCGGCGTCAAGCTGTCGGGCGGCCAGCGCCAGCGTATCGCGATCGCGCGCGCCTTCCTGAAGGACTCGCCGATCCTGCTGCTGGATGAAGCGACCGCAGCACTCGACAGCGAATCCGAGGAAGCGATCCGTGAGGCGCTCGGCCGCCTGATGCGCGGGCGCACCGTGATCGCGATCGCCCACCGGCTGGCGACGTTACGCAATTTTGACCGCGTGGTGGTGCTGAAGGGGGGTAAGATCATCGAAGACGGGCCGCCTGATCGCCTGATGCAGGGGCAGGGGCCCTACCGGGAGCTGGTAACTCAGGAAATGAGCCGGCTCGCCACAGTTACAACCCCAGCCGCGGCCTGATCACGGCCACCTATCCATTCGAGTTGCGTAAACCGAAGGGCTCGCGGGGGAGCCGATCGAGGTCACATGGCAGCCGAAGTCGTTACCCAGATCATGACCGCCCGGATCGTCGAAGAGGTCCAGGAATCGCCATTCTACATTCCGATGACCGGGCCCGCGGCACGGCCGCGGCGTTCGCTCAAGCATGATGACACCTTCATCGTACTCGACAGCCATGGCGACATCGGCGCTTCCGCCGGCGGGCCGGATGGGCTGTTCAACGCCGACACCCGCTATCTCGCCCGACTGGAACTCGTGCTGGACGAGGTCCAGCCGCTGCTGCTCGGCTCGAACATGCGCGACGACAATTCGGCATTGACGGTCGATCTCACCAACCCGGACGTCTATCGCAATGGCCGGATCGTGCTGCAGAAGGACATGCTGCACATCGTGCGCACCCTCTTCCTGTGGCGCGGAACGGCGTACCAGCGGATCGGCGTGCAGAACCATGGCGACCGCCCGGCGAGCTTCGATTTGACGCTATTGTTCGACAATGACTTTGCTGATCTGTTCGAGGTGCGCGGCGAAAAGCGCCCGCGCCGGGGCATCGGCTCCAGCAAATTGCTGGGCCCGACCGACGTCGTGTTCGAATACAGGGGACTGGACGATAAAGCGCGCGGTACCGCGCTGCATTTCGATCCCAGGCCGACGCGGCTTGCGGTGAACGCCGCGACCTATCATCTCGAGCTGTCGCAGCATGAGGTCGCCTCATTGTTCGTCGCCGTATCCTGCAACAAGCCGGTCGGCTTCAGGCCGGCGCCGTTCTTTCGCGGATTGCTGGCGCATCGCCGCGAAATGCGCCGCCATACGGCCGGCGCCGCCAGTATCGAAACCTCCAACAACATCTTCAACGAGGTGCTGTGCCAGTCGATGGCCGACCTCAACATTTTGACGACCGATACGCCGCAGGGGCGATATCCCTATGCGGGCATACCCTGGTATTCGACGACCTTCGGCCGCGATGGCATCATCACCGCGCTGCAAATGCTGTGGATCGACCCACGGGTCGCGCGCGGCGTGCTGCGCCGGCTCGCCTTCTACCAGGCGAAGTCGACCGATCCGCTCGCCGACGCCGAACCCGGAAAAATCCTGCATGAGATGCGCGGCGGCGAGATGGCGGCGCTGCGCGAGGTGCCGTTCGCGCAATATTACGGCAGCGTCGATGCGACGCCGCTGTTCGTGCTGCTGGCTGGCCTCTATGTCGAGCGTACCGGCGACGACGAGACGCTGATCGAATTGTGGCCGTCGATCGAAGCGGCGCTGGGCTGGATGGACGGGCCGGGCGATCCCGACCGTGACGGTTTCGTCGAGTATCAGCGCGCGTCGGAGCAGGGCCTTGCCAATCAGGGCTGGAAGGATTCCTACGACGCGATCTTCCATGCCGATGGCCGGCTGGCCGAAGGCTATATCGCGCTGGCGGAAGTGCAGGGTTACGTATTCGCCGCCAAGCGGCGGGCGGCGCGCTGTGCCCTGCGGCTCGGCAAGGCCGAGAGGGCGCAAGCGCTGGAGGTCGAGGCGGAGCAGCTCGCCGCGCGTTTCGAAGAAGCCTTCTGGTGTGAGGAACTCGGCACCTATGCGCTCGCGCTCGATGGCGAAAAGCAGCCGTGCAAGGTGCGGACCTCGAATGCCGGGCAATTGCTGTTCACCGGCATCGTCAGCGCGAATCGCGCCCGCATGGTCGCGGCCGACGTGATGCGTCCGCATTTCTTCACGGGCTGGGGCATCCGCACCGTGGCGCATGGCGAGGCGCGCTACAATCCGATGTCCTATCATAATGGCTCGATCTGGCCGCATGACAACGCGCTGATCGCGCTGGGGCTCGCGCGTTACGGTCTCAAGCATTCAGTCGCACATCTGTTCAGGGCGCTGTTCGACGCCGCCACCTACATGGATTTGCGGCGGTTGCCCGAGCTGTTCTGCGGTTTTCGGCGCGAGAAGCGGCGTGGACCGACACTCTATCCGGTCGCCTGTGCCCCGCAGGCATGGGCGAGTGCGACGCCGTTCACGCTGCTGGAAGCGGCGCTCGGGCTCGAATTCGACGCAGGCCGCGGCGAAATCCGGCTCCGCAACCCGCGTCTGCCGGCTTTTCTCAACGAGGTGGTGCTGCGCGATCTGCGATTGGGACCTTCAAGCGTCGATCTTCGGGTCAGTCGCCATGGCGACGACGTGTCGCTGGAGGTCCTGCGCACGCGCGGCCAGATCCAGGTGTCGATCGTACTGGCGCATTGAAGGCGGTGCTTGACCGGAGGAGGCCGTATGCGCGCAAGATATTTGATCAGTTTCGCCGCCGCTTTTGCCGTTTTGGCGGCAACCGCGTGGGCGCAAAATCAGCCGGCGCCACCGCAAGGCGAGGGCAACCCGCCGTCGTCGCCGAAGCAAAATACGGCGGCGCCGAAAACGCCGGCACCGCCGCCCTCCGTCACCATCATCGGGGCCAAGGAGGCGCACGGCGTGCTCGGCCGCGACGTCCGCAGCCCGACGGACGAGGACATGGGACATATCGTTGACGTCATCGTCGATCGCGCCGGCGTGGTGCGCGCGGCCGTCATCGATTTCGGCGGCTTTCTCGGCGTCGGCAGCCGGAAGATCGTCGTCGACTGGAACGCGCTGCACTTCGGGCACGTCGCGGACAAGGGCGACAGCATCACGCTGGAATTGACCAAGGAGCAGGTAAACGCAGCACCCGAATACAAGGAGGATCAGCCGATCGTGGTGCTTGGCGCAGCCGGCAGCCTGAAGCCGCTGCAGTTCGATTCGCAGTGAAGCTGAACGAACATGCGGTTTGCGCGCTCCTCCCATTCGATGGACCGGATTGATGATGACCGCCGTGTGCAAGCGACCGGCAGCAACGGCGGTTCGCCCCGGGTATCGGGACCGGTGACGCCCGAGCCAGCCGGCCCGTCGCGCCAGAGCTTGCGCGGCCTCGACTGGTTCATTTTCTTTCTCGCCGACGTGCAGACCGGCTTCGGCCCGTTCATCGCGGTCTACCTGACGACCCAGAAATGGACCCAAGCCGAAATCGGCCTGGTACTGTCGATCGGCGGCCTGGTGGCGCTGGTCGGGCAGATGCCGGGCGGCGCCATCGTTGATGCGGCCCGCTCGGAGCGGCTGATGGCGGGCCTTGCGGTCGCGACGATCGGGTTCAGCGCGCTCGGATATGCGGTATGGCCGATCTTTCCGGTCGTGGCGGCCGCGGCAACGCTGCACGCTGCCGCAAGCTGCGTCCTCGGCCCTGCGATCGCCGCGATCAGCCTTGGCCTGGTCGGGCCGTACAGGATGGGCGAGCGGCTCGGGCGCAACGCCCGCTTTGCTTCGCTGGGCAACGGAACCGCCGCGGCCGTGATGGGTACGGCGGGCTATCTGCTGTCGAGCCGTTCGGTGTTTGTCGTTACCTTCATCCTGGCTTTTCCGACCCTGCTCGCGCTCTCGCGTATTCGCGAGCGCGAGATCAATATCGTCCAGGCGCATGGCGCGGTGCTGCGCGAGGTGCCCGATGCCAAGGCGACGAGCGTGCTCAGCCTGGTGCGCCAGCGTCCATTGCTGATCTTCGCCGCCGCCGTGCTGCTGCTGCAACTCGCCAATTCGGCGATGCTGCCGCTGATGGCGGGCGTGGTGACGACCCGGTCGAGCCAGTGGGCGCCGGTGCTGATCGCCGCCTGTATCATCGTTCCGCAGGCGATCGTCGCGCTGGTGTCGCCGTCGGTCGGGGGCCTCGCGCAGGAGTGGGGGCGGCGGCCGCTGCTATTGATGGGGTTTGCCGCGCTGGCGGTGCGCGGCCTGTTGTTTGCGACCGTGCACGATCCTTATCTGCTGGTTGCCGTGCAGGTGTTCGACGGCGTCACCGCGGCCGTTTTCAGCGTGATGATACCGCTGATCGTCGCTGACGTTGCCTTCGGGAGCGGCCATTTCAATCTGGCGCAGGGCATCGTCGGCACGGCTACCGGCATCGGGGCATCGCTCTCCACCGTGCTGGCCGGCTACGTCAGCGACAGGTTCGGCAGCAGTACTGCCTTCACCGGCCTTGCAGGCGTGGCCACACTCGGCCTCGTCATGATCTGGTTCGTGATGCCTGAGACGCGGCGCAGCCCGCAGGGACAGGGGAGGGATTGATACGCAAAACGCCGGCCCAAGCGGCCGGCGTTCGAATGGGATTTCATGCGGAGGGGCTTGCCGGCTCACGCATCCAGGTTGCGCAGCTTCTGGCGGTTGCGCAGCACGATCTGGCGCGCACCGGAGAACCCGAGAATGCCCTGCGCCTGGAGCTGCGAGAGCGCCCGCGAGACGGTCTCCAGCGTCAGGCCGAGATAGTCGCCGATATCCCTGCGGCACATCGGCAGCGCCATCATTCCGGCAACCGCGAGCCGGCCGTCCATTTCCAGAAGGAAGGTGGCGACCCGCTCCATCGCCGTCTTGCGTCCGAGCAGCAGCATATGGTCTTCCGCGTGCCGGAGGTCGCCCGCGGTCATCGCCCAGAGCTTGCGGGCAACCTGGACATCGACGCCGGCCGCCTGCTCGAGGCTGCGGCGCTTCACCAGCCGCACCGTGGTATCGATGATGGCTTCCGCGGCCAGCCGGTGCATCGTTCCGGATTCGAGGCCGAAAACATCGCCCGGAAGATGGAAGGCGCCGATCTGGCGGCGCCCGTCCGACAGCAGCTTGTAGCTGCGAACCGCGCCCGTGATCACCTGGTAAACGTATTCCGCAGGCTCATCCTCGCCGTAGATTTCCTCGTCCTTCCTGTAGGAAAATTCGGTCGCAACCAGACCCGCATGCCCGGTGACTGCGCCGAACTGGTCGAGCGTGGGGGCGGGGTAGGCGACGGGGCTGACCTTGTGGCCGATAACCGAGGTATTGAGCGATTGGGTGAGCATTTGCCATCTCCTGTGCAGCGGATGGCCAATGGGTACCGGGGATTTTCGGGGCTGAAAATTTCGCGTGATATCTTAAGGTGAACTACCTACGTATATTATCGGAGGTCCCCCGTTTCCTCACCTCAGCCGCCGACCGGACCGCCTTCCAGAATGGCGCCCCGGATTCGCGTGACAAGGCTCTCATCCAGCAGGGGTTTCATCAGGACGTGGCGAACGCCCGCCGCCTCGGCCTTGGCCGAGATATTCTCGTCAGGATAGCCCGTGATCAGAATGACCGGCGCGGCGATATCGCGGTTGCGCAGGCGGCCGGCCAGATCGATGCCGTTCATATCGGGCATCTTGTAATCGATCACAAAACAGTCGACGTCGGTCGAGCGCACGGCGTTCAGCAGCGACGCTCCGTTCCGGAACGTGCGGACGTCAAAGCCGTCCGTTTCCAGAAGGAATCGCAGGGATCCAAGGACATCCGCGTCGTCGTCGACCACATAAACCGTTGGTTTGGCGGATGACGACATCGCGAAAGGCCGCACTTCTCTCGAGCTGGTCTGCATCATAATCGAGCCAGACTAGCAGCGAAGAAGCGGGTGGGGCTTGATTTAGCTCAATCGTTCAAAAGGCCCGCGCGCATCGCAAGCCGCACCAGCTCCGAGAGGCTGTTGGCCTGCATCTTTGTCATGACGTTGGCCCGGTAAACCTCGATGGTGCGGGGGCTGATGTCGTAGTCGCGGGCGATCAGCTTGTTGGAAAGTCCGGCGATCAGCCCATTCATGACCTGGCGCTCGCGCGGGCTGAGCGAAGCGACCCGGGCCGCGATGTCCTGGGTCAGCGCCTCGCTCCTTGCGGCCGGCTCCGCCTGCTGGATGGCCGTTGCGATCATGCCGATCAGGCGCTCATCCTCGAACGGCTTTTCCAGGAAATCGACCGCGCCCAGTTTCATGGCCTCGACGGCAAGCGCGACGTCGCCGTGTCCGGTCATGATCACGATCGGAAATGTACAATGGTCCGCCTTCATGCGCTTCAAAAGCTCGATTCCGTCGAGGCCGGGCATGCGCACGTCGGAAACGACGCAGCCGAACGCGAGGCCCGGCAGAGCATCCAGAAATTTCAGGGTGCTATCGAACAGCGCGACCTCGTAGCCTGCGGAATCGAGCAGGAAATTCAGTGAATCCCGCATCGCCTCGTCGTCGTCGATGACGTAGACCTTTCCCCTGTCCGGCATGAATCAACTCTCGTTCGCGGCTGACGGCAGGGTGAAGCGAAAAGTCGCACCCCCCGCAGCGTTGCTTTCGGCCCACATCCGTCCGCCATGGGCTTCGATGATCGACCGGCTGATGGAAAGCCCTACCCCCATCCCGGTCTCCTTTGTCGTAAAGAAGGTTTGAAACAGATTGGCCTTGACGTCGTCGTGGAAACCGGACCCGGTATCCGACACTTCAATCTCGATCATGTCGTCCCCGACCTTGGAATTGGAGGCAACAAGCTCTCGTCGCGGCGACTGCGCCATCGCCTCGAGCGCATTGCGGAACAGATTGACCAGCACCTGCTGGATCTGGACCCGATCCGCCAGGACCAGATCGAACTCCGGATTCAGATTGAAGCGCAGCTGGATGTTCTGCTCGCGGGCGCCCGTGAGGCCTAGCGCGCCAGCTTCCTCGATCAGTTTCGAGAGGCTTTCGACGCGCTTTTCGGATTCGCCGCGTGAAACGAAGTCGCGAAGCCGGCGGATAATCTGGCCGGCGCGAAGTGCCTGTTCGGCGGCGCGGTCCATGGCATTTTCGATCTTGGCCGCATTGGGGTCGGTGCTGCCCGAAAGCAGCCGGCGCGAACCCTTCATGTAGTTGCTGATGGCGGCGAGCGGCTGATTGAGCTCGTGGGCAAGCGCGGACGCCATCTCGCCCATCGCGCTCAACCGCGAAATGTGGACCAGTTCGGATTGCAATTCCTGGAGCCGCGCCTGGGTTTGCTGATGCTCGGTCAGATCGCGCACGAACCCGGTGAAATAAGGCTCGCCGCCCGATTGCATCTCGCCGATCGACAGGTGCATCGGAAACGTCGTCCCATCCCTGCGCTTGCCGGTCACGATCCGTCCGATGCCGATGATGTGCCGTTCGCCGGTCGATCGGTAGCGTGCCAGATAGCCGTCGTGGCGTGCCTGGTCCGGCATCGGCATCAGCTCGCTCACGTTCCTGCCGATCGCTTCCTGTTCGGAGTAACCAAACAGCCGTTCGGCCGCCATGCTGAAGAATTGTATGACGCCATAGCCATTGATCACGATCATGGCGTCCGGCACCGTGTCGAGGATCGAGCGCAGATGGCTCTCGCGCGTTCTCAGCGCATCCTCGATGTGCTTTTCCTCGTCGATATCGAGAACGATGCCGCTGAGATGGCGTGGCACCCCAGCTTCGTCCCTGATCAGGCCGCCGCGGGCGCGAATCCATTGTCCCGGTTTGTGCCTCGCGCCAACCCTGAAGGAGACGTCGAGATTGCCGCCGGTCTCGGCGACTTTACGGATGGCCAGGTCCGTCCCCCGGCGATCCTCCGATTCGAGCAGGGACAGAAACAGTTCGTAGGATACCGGCTGTTCGCGGGTGATGCCAAACAGGCTTCGCGTGGTAGCCGACCACTCCAGCTCTCGCGTGGAAAGATCGAGATCCCAGGTTCCGACGCCGAATCCCTCCATCTGGAGTTGAAAATGCTCTTTTGACGACGATTGGGTGATGCCGGTCACGCCTAAGCTTTCAATTCCCTTTCCCGGCGTCCGCCAGAGCGGCTCCGGCGAACTGCAGGCCAATCGATCCTACACCAGATTGCCGTCCGAAAAGCCCCATGGAGCCCAAACTTTGGTGCTGGATTCACAATTTCGTTGCACTTAGGCATGGACAGAAACATATGGACCGGAAACGCTTGGCCTGGATGGAGTGTCCCCGGCTCGATTTGCGGCCTCGCGCCAGCCGGGCAGTGGCCTTGCGAATTGCGCAGAGAGTTGCCGCCACTTTGATCTATCTCATCCTGCCCTTCGATTCCGTGCCTAAAAATAGCTCCATGCAATGGAGATTTTCAGATGACATACGCGACCGTCATGGTCAGCCTGGCGCTTGATCAGTCGAACGCGGCGCGTCTCGAAGCGGCGGGGGAACTCGCCGAACGGTTTGATGCCGCCATCGTCGGCATCGCGGCGTCGCAGTTCAGCCCACCCCTTTATTTCACGTCGGGCGAACTGGCCCAGGACCCGATCGACGAGGGACGGGCCTCGATCAAAAAGCGCATCGGGGAGTTGGAAGTCCAGTTTCGTCAAACCGTAAAAAATCGGGCCACGCATGTCGAATGGCGGAGCGCCATCGATTTCCCGGCACGCTATATCCTGCCCGAAGCGCGTTGCGCCGACATTATCGTCAGCGGCGCGGACCCGCGCGCGCTGTCGGACCCTCTGGCGCAGGCGAGCTCGAAGGATCTGGTGATGCAGGCCGGTCGGCCGCTGCTCATCGTTCCCGATTCTGCCAATTGGCTCGACTTGCGAAGCGTGCTGGTGGCCTGGAAGGACACGACGGAGGCGAGACGGGCGGTCGCCGATGCGTTGCCCATGCTGCGCAAGGCCAAGAACGTCACCATCGCCGAAATCCTCGAGAATGAAGACAGCCGATCGGCCGCCGCATCGCGGGTGCGCGATGTCGCGGCGTGGCTGTCGCGTCACGGCGTTTCCGCCTCCGAGCTCCTCGCGGAGAAGGATGAGGACCGCGGCGCTACCGCGCAGCTGGACGGAATTGCGGCCGACCTCGGGGCCGGACTCATTGTCGCCGGCGCCTATGGTCATTCGCGCTTCCGCGAATTGATACTCGGCGGCATGACGCAGCATCTCATCACGCAACCCGCGCGCTGCGTGTTGCTGTCGCACTAGAAGCTAACGCCTTCAACCTCGGAATCGATCGGATCGCGCCTTGGCCCTGTACAAATTCCTCGAACAGACCGTTGCCGGCTATATGACGCGCGCAGCCAAGACTGTGACGCGCGAACGAACGGTCCGCGAGCTCAGCGACATGTTCGAACGGGACGATTTCAACTCGTATCCGGTCGAAGAAGACGGGCAGGTGATCGGAATCGTCACCAAGTTCGACATCCTGAAGTGCTTCATCTTTACGCCGAGCCAGATGGTTCCGCCCTACGAGCAGTTGATGAGCCGGACCGTCGGCGACGTCATGACCTCGGAATTCATCTATGTCCGGACCGACACGAAACTGACCCGGGTGCTGCAGCTCATGGTCGATCACCGCATCAGGAGCGTGCCGGCAATCGACGATGAGCATCGGCTGGCCGGGATCATCGCGCGCAGGGATGTGCTCAAGGCGCTCGCGGATTGTTCCGGCGGCTGAAGCTCCCGCAGATCCAGGGCCGTGGTTTTTTCAGTTCAGCATCGTTCTCGAACGCGCTTCGCGCCCGCCGCGTCGCGCACAGGAGAGCGTGATGGAAGTGATGGTCATTCTGGTGCCGCTGGCGCTCGGACTGGGGCTCGTCGGCCTGCTCGGATTCCTCTGGTCGCTCAACAGCGGGCAGTATGACCATCTCGAGGGCGCGGCCTGGCGCGCCATTGCCGATGACGAGCAGAAGAAGCCGGCGGAGTGAGGCGGTGTACCGCCGCTCAAAGAGATAGCGCCTTGCGGTAGAGCGCGTTGTAGCAGGCCGCCGAAATGTCCCAGCTGAACGATCGCGACATCGCGCTGCGGCGCATGGAGTAGAGGCGATCCTTCGCCATGAAGGTCGCGAAGGCGCGCCTGACCCCGCCGAGGAAGGATTCGGTCGACGGCCGGTCGAACAGGAAGCCGGTTTCGCCGTCGGTGATGGTTTCCGCCAGTCCGCCGGTCTGGTGACCGATCGGCAGCGAACCGAACTTCTGTGCATACATCTGGCTCAGCCCGCAAGGCTCGAAGCGCGACGGCATCAGGGTAAAGTCGCTGCCGGCGAAAATCCGCCGCGCCTGACCGTCATGGAAACCGATGGCCACCCCGATCGCATCCGGCCGGCGGCGATGCGCGTCGACCAGCGCCTGCTCGATGTCGGGTTCGCCGCTGCCGGTCACGATGATCTGTCCTCCGGACTCAATGATCTCGTCGGCGGCGGCCAGGACCAGATCGACGCCCTTCTGGTGAACCAGGCGCGCCACCAGGCCAAAGATCGGACCGCGCGACAGCGCCAGCCCGAACTGCTGGCGGACATAATCGGAGTTCGCCTGCTTGCCTTCCCAGTCGCCCGGCGCGAACGGCTGCGCCAGTTGCGCGCAGAGCCGCGGATCCCAACTCTCGTCGATGCCGTTCAGTATCCCCGTCAACTGAGCTGCATCGGAGCGGCGGCGGAGCAGGCCCTCCAGGCCGCAGCCGAGTTCGGGCGTGGTGATCTCCCTGGCGTAGGTCTCGCTGACCGTGGTCAGATGCGAGGCGTAGATCAGGCCGCCTTTGAGGAAGGATAATTTATCGTAAAACTCGAGGCCCTCGATATGGAAGGAGTCCTCCGGCGCGCCGATCCGCCGCAGCGACTCCTTGGGAAACAGGCCCTGATAGGCGAGGTTGTGGATGGTCAGGATGGTGGGAATCCTGATCTTGTTCCAGGCGAGATAGGCCGGCACGAGCGCGGCCTGCCAATCATTGACGTGAACCAGGTCCGCTGCCCAGTTCTTGTCCAGACTGCCTGCGGCAAGCTCAGCCGCGACCGAGGCAAATCGTCCGAAGCGGATATCGTTGTCCGGCCAGTCGCGGCCGGACGTGTCGCCATAGGGGTTGCCTGGGCGATCATAGAGCTGCGGACAGAGAAGAACGTAGACGGGCAGGCCGTCTTTGGT
This genomic window contains:
- the ccoS gene encoding cbb3-type cytochrome oxidase assembly protein CcoS; the protein is MEVMVILVPLALGLGLVGLLGFLWSLNSGQYDHLEGAAWRAIADDEQKKPAE
- the fixJ gene encoding response regulator FixJ translates to MPDRGKVYVIDDDEAMRDSLNFLLDSAGYEVALFDSTLKFLDALPGLAFGCVVSDVRMPGLDGIELLKRMKADHCTFPIVIMTGHGDVALAVEAMKLGAVDFLEKPFEDERLIGMIATAIQQAEPAARSEALTQDIAARVASLSPRERQVMNGLIAGLSNKLIARDYDISPRTIEVYRANVMTKMQANSLSELVRLAMRAGLLND
- a CDS encoding CBS domain-containing protein encodes the protein MYKFLEQTVAGYMTRAAKTVTRERTVRELSDMFERDDFNSYPVEEDGQVIGIVTKFDILKCFIFTPSQMVPPYEQLMSRTVGDVMTSEFIYVRTDTKLTRVLQLMVDHRIRSVPAIDDEHRLAGIIARRDVLKALADCSGG
- a CDS encoding helix-turn-helix domain-containing protein translates to MLTQSLNTSVIGHKVSPVAYPAPTLDQFGAVTGHAGLVATEFSYRKDEEIYGEDEPAEYVYQVITGAVRSYKLLSDGRRQIGAFHLPGDVFGLESGTMHRLAAEAIIDTTVRLVKRRSLEQAAGVDVQVARKLWAMTAGDLRHAEDHMLLLGRKTAMERVATFLLEMDGRLAVAGMMALPMCRRDIGDYLGLTLETVSRALSQLQAQGILGFSGARQIVLRNRQKLRNLDA
- a CDS encoding response regulator, whose protein sequence is MSSSAKPTVYVVDDDADVLGSLRFLLETDGFDVRTFRNGASLLNAVRSTDVDCFVIDYKMPDMNGIDLAGRLRNRDIAAPVILITGYPDENISAKAEAAGVRHVLMKPLLDESLVTRIRGAILEGGPVGG
- a CDS encoding universal stress protein, encoding MTYATVMVSLALDQSNAARLEAAGELAERFDAAIVGIAASQFSPPLYFTSGELAQDPIDEGRASIKKRIGELEVQFRQTVKNRATHVEWRSAIDFPARYILPEARCADIIVSGADPRALSDPLAQASSKDLVMQAGRPLLIVPDSANWLDLRSVLVAWKDTTEARRAVADALPMLRKAKNVTIAEILENEDSRSAAASRVRDVAAWLSRHGVSASELLAEKDEDRGATAQLDGIAADLGAGLIVAGAYGHSRFRELILGGMTQHLITQPARCVLLSH
- the glgA gene encoding glycogen synthase GlgA produces the protein MDDFVRVGGLAAVSAALPRALRLWADVRILLPGYRDVVEQFTHIQIVGRCPAMAEMPACTLGLAATKDGLPVYVLLCPQLYDRPGNPYGDTSGRDWPDNDIRFGRFASVAAELAAGSLDKNWAADLVHVNDWQAALVPAYLAWNKIRIPTILTIHNLAYQGLFPKESLRRIGAPEDSFHIEGLEFYDKLSFLKGGLIYASHLTTVSETYAREITTPELGCGLEGLLRRRSDAAQLTGILNGIDESWDPRLCAQLAQPFAPGDWEGKQANSDYVRQQFGLALSRGPIFGLVARLVHQKGVDLVLAAADEIIESGGQIIVTGSGEPDIEQALVDAHRRRPDAIGVAIGFHDGQARRIFAGSDFTLMPSRFEPCGLSQMYAQKFGSLPIGHQTGGLAETITDGETGFLFDRPSTESFLGGVRRAFATFMAKDRLYSMRRSAMSRSFSWDISAACYNALYRKALSL
- the fixL gene encoding sensor protein FixL, whose product is MEGFGVGTWDLDLSTRELEWSATTRSLFGITREQPVSYELFLSLLESEDRRGTDLAIRKVAETGGNLDVSFRVGARHKPGQWIRARGGLIRDEAGVPRHLSGIVLDIDEEKHIEDALRTRESHLRSILDTVPDAMIVINGYGVIQFFSMAAERLFGYSEQEAIGRNVSELMPMPDQARHDGYLARYRSTGERHIIGIGRIVTGKRRDGTTFPMHLSIGEMQSGGEPYFTGFVRDLTEHQQTQARLQELQSELVHISRLSAMGEMASALAHELNQPLAAISNYMKGSRRLLSGSTDPNAAKIENAMDRAAEQALRAGQIIRRLRDFVSRGESEKRVESLSKLIEEAGALGLTGAREQNIQLRFNLNPEFDLVLADRVQIQQVLVNLFRNALEAMAQSPRRELVASNSKVGDDMIEIEVSDTGSGFHDDVKANLFQTFFTTKETGMGVGLSISRSIIEAHGGRMWAESNAAGGATFRFTLPSAANES